Proteins co-encoded in one Marinomonas sp. IMCC 4694 genomic window:
- a CDS encoding VWA domain-containing protein codes for MLELTWPWFLWLLPVPLLMYFLPESKTNTQAIWWNNTEQLQHYQDHKAAAKRPTLKYMMLLAAWGLLVTAMTQPIWLGEPTKVTPSGRDLLIALDLSGSMQVSDMTLNDEPANRLNAAKSVLADFIEARQGDRIGIIVFGSKAYLQAPLSFDTHTINQLVQEAQIGFAGEQTAIGDAIGLGIKRLEDKPSDKKVLILMTDGANTAGRVQPQQAAAFAQSQNVRIHTIGIGADSMVVQSFFGAKVVNPSSDLDETLLRNIAAQTGGEYFRAKSTQDLQAIYQTLNDLEPTPDEAVWQRPLTSLFHWLSLASMVCLGLSLLVGRQLAWRQRAEQTGDDA; via the coding sequence ATGCTTGAACTCACTTGGCCTTGGTTTTTATGGCTGCTACCTGTTCCCTTGCTTATGTATTTCTTACCGGAATCAAAAACCAACACCCAGGCTATATGGTGGAATAACACAGAACAACTGCAGCATTATCAAGACCATAAGGCGGCCGCCAAACGCCCTACCTTAAAGTATATGATGTTGCTGGCCGCGTGGGGGTTATTAGTAACCGCCATGACGCAACCCATTTGGCTTGGCGAACCCACTAAAGTCACTCCTTCGGGTCGAGATTTACTGATTGCCTTGGATTTATCCGGCAGTATGCAAGTGTCCGACATGACACTGAACGACGAGCCGGCGAATCGACTCAATGCTGCAAAATCCGTTTTGGCCGATTTTATCGAAGCACGACAAGGCGATCGTATCGGCATTATTGTATTTGGATCAAAAGCCTACTTACAGGCGCCGCTCAGTTTCGATACGCATACTATTAATCAGTTGGTGCAAGAAGCGCAAATTGGCTTCGCTGGGGAACAAACCGCGATTGGCGACGCCATTGGGTTGGGAATAAAACGACTCGAAGACAAACCTTCCGATAAAAAAGTCCTAATATTGATGACCGATGGTGCGAACACCGCGGGCCGCGTGCAACCGCAACAGGCCGCAGCATTTGCACAATCACAAAATGTGCGCATTCACACCATCGGAATCGGAGCTGACAGCATGGTAGTACAAAGCTTTTTTGGTGCGAAAGTTGTTAATCCTTCCAGTGATTTAGATGAAACACTGCTCAGAAATATTGCGGCACAAACTGGCGGGGAATATTTCAGAGCAAAAAGCACGCAAGACCTTCAAGCCATTTACCAGACCTTGAATGATTTGGAACCAACGCCCGATGAAGCCGTATGGCAACGCCCTCTAACCAGCTTATTTCACTGGTTAAGCCTCGCGTCGATGGTATGTTTAGGATTATCTTTACTGGTAGGCCGTCAGCTTGCTTGGCGTCAACGTGCGGAACAAACAGGAGACGACGCATGA
- a CDS encoding AAA family ATPase: protein MVALIEQLKNHLNRAVVGQPDLTHELLVALIANGHVLLEGPPGIAKTTAAKALASAIDSHFQRIQFTPDLLPGDVTGSDIYQQETGEFSFIPGPIMNDIVLADEINRAPAKVQSALLEAMGERQVTVGNHSYALPALFFVIATQNPIEQEGTYPLPEAQLDRFMMKIHLGYPSAASELEVLRLIRQQDLHKTTSSATAPICTPSDIIELQQKALSLYMSDSVERYIVQLIMATRHPELYLGDAGKGTDLIEFGASPRGTLALDRCARANALLNGRDFVTPDDVRQIALPVLRHRVITTFEAQAAGLSVDDLLKRLISHVPAL, encoded by the coding sequence ATGGTAGCGCTAATTGAACAACTAAAAAACCACCTAAACCGTGCCGTTGTTGGCCAACCCGATTTGACCCATGAATTACTGGTCGCCCTTATTGCCAATGGTCATGTTCTGCTTGAAGGCCCACCGGGGATTGCCAAAACCACGGCCGCTAAGGCCTTAGCCAGTGCCATCGACAGCCACTTTCAACGCATTCAATTCACGCCGGATTTGCTGCCTGGCGACGTGACTGGCTCCGATATTTATCAGCAAGAAACCGGAGAATTTAGCTTCATCCCCGGCCCCATCATGAACGACATTGTGTTGGCCGACGAAATTAACCGCGCACCAGCCAAGGTTCAGTCTGCGTTACTGGAAGCCATGGGTGAACGACAAGTCACCGTAGGCAACCACAGCTACGCCTTGCCGGCGTTATTTTTTGTGATCGCCACACAAAACCCCATTGAACAAGAAGGCACGTATCCATTGCCGGAAGCACAGCTTGATCGCTTCATGATGAAAATTCATTTAGGTTACCCAAGCGCCGCCAGCGAATTAGAAGTGCTGCGCTTAATTCGCCAACAGGATTTACACAAGACAACGTCCAGCGCAACGGCGCCCATTTGCACGCCAAGCGACATTATTGAGTTACAACAAAAGGCTTTGTCTTTGTACATGTCAGACAGTGTGGAGCGGTACATAGTCCAGCTTATTATGGCAACCAGACACCCTGAGCTGTACCTTGGCGACGCTGGCAAGGGCACGGACTTGATCGAGTTTGGCGCCAGCCCTCGCGGCACCTTGGCGCTGGACCGTTGCGCCCGCGCCAACGCGCTACTCAATGGTCGCGATTTTGTCACCCCAGACGATGTGCGACAGATTGCTCTGCCCGTTTTACGTCATCGCGTTATCACCACGTTCGAAGCACAAGCGGCCGGTTTATCCGTGGATGATTTATTAAAACGACTGATCAGCCACGTTCCAGCGCTGTAA
- a CDS encoding VWA domain-containing protein produces MMLFDWLHFERPWWLLLIPATLVLARFVTNPASQQNALKAVIAPNLFKHLVYTNTTSHRNKWLGIVAVCYCWIGIAGISWTQAPTTMFENTQKTVLVVDQSLSMYATDIQPNRQTQLKQIIRDILDQSKEGDIALVAFAGEGFVISPFSQDRETIMHFLLALDPRIMPVYGSNLSHGIETALALNKDSLSPIHLIIFTDDLSEEDKIRVPALLKDQNIRLDLIAVGTQKGALIELPDGQVLRQDGKLVIPGTPMAELNTLTTALNGIFHQGRLSPEELEKITEVSIDNDQTKKAQNQSTQWMDQGHWFALPFLLWLAFQFRKGLMLILLVSIIWVPSDPLQASPLDWFLTPDQKGQKAVDQGDWRSAEQAFSDPKWKAASAYALEDYESTVETLNTLSNRSAAENYNMGNALALSGDTQAAISAYETALEQDPSLLEAKENLDYLKQQLEQEQEQQEKRQQEPTSDQNSEQGKSSDTDEPNPSNAEDDAKNDNKKDETQDKKKPPEDNDSPENAVNEPLGESPTTPLDQEKTQALNQWLRQIQDDPGLLLQRKLWYLHQERRNENRFSQEDGQNPW; encoded by the coding sequence ATGATGCTCTTCGACTGGCTGCATTTTGAACGACCTTGGTGGCTTTTGCTTATTCCTGCCACCCTAGTTTTGGCTCGCTTTGTGACGAATCCAGCCTCACAACAGAACGCATTAAAAGCAGTCATCGCCCCCAATTTATTCAAACACTTGGTTTACACGAATACGACCAGTCACCGCAATAAATGGCTTGGCATAGTCGCTGTGTGTTATTGCTGGATTGGAATAGCGGGCATCAGCTGGACTCAAGCCCCAACGACCATGTTTGAAAACACTCAAAAAACCGTGCTCGTGGTGGACCAATCTTTGTCGATGTACGCCACCGACATTCAGCCAAACAGACAAACACAATTAAAACAAATCATTCGAGATATCTTAGATCAAAGCAAAGAAGGCGACATTGCTCTGGTTGCGTTTGCTGGCGAAGGCTTTGTGATCAGCCCATTTAGCCAGGACAGAGAAACCATCATGCACTTTCTTTTGGCTTTAGATCCACGCATTATGCCCGTCTATGGCAGTAATTTAAGTCATGGCATTGAAACGGCACTCGCATTAAATAAAGACAGTCTGTCACCGATACACCTGATTATATTCACTGATGATTTAAGTGAGGAGGACAAAATACGCGTTCCCGCTTTACTCAAAGATCAAAACATTCGCCTAGACTTGATTGCTGTGGGCACTCAAAAAGGCGCGTTAATTGAGCTACCTGACGGACAAGTTCTCAGACAAGATGGCAAACTGGTCATCCCCGGCACACCAATGGCCGAACTCAACACCTTAACCACGGCATTGAATGGAATCTTTCATCAGGGACGACTCAGCCCAGAAGAACTGGAAAAAATCACCGAGGTATCAATTGATAACGATCAGACGAAAAAGGCACAAAATCAAAGCACTCAGTGGATGGATCAAGGCCACTGGTTTGCCCTACCGTTTTTGCTCTGGTTAGCGTTTCAATTTAGAAAAGGCCTGATGCTGATCTTATTGGTTAGCATCATCTGGGTTCCTTCTGACCCACTCCAAGCCTCACCACTGGACTGGTTTTTGACACCGGATCAAAAGGGGCAAAAAGCCGTTGATCAAGGAGACTGGAGGAGCGCCGAACAAGCATTCTCCGACCCAAAATGGAAAGCAGCCTCTGCTTATGCGTTAGAAGATTACGAGTCTACCGTTGAAACCTTAAACACACTGAGTAACAGAAGCGCGGCGGAAAACTACAATATGGGCAATGCGCTGGCCCTATCCGGCGACACACAAGCTGCTATTAGCGCCTATGAAACCGCACTAGAACAAGATCCATCACTGCTAGAGGCAAAAGAAAATCTAGACTATTTAAAACAACAGCTAGAACAAGAACAAGAACAACAAGAGAAAAGACAACAAGAACCCACTTCAGATCAAAACAGCGAACAAGGTAAATCATCCGACACAGACGAACCAAACCCATCTAATGCAGAAGACGATGCAAAAAATGATAATAAAAAAGACGAAACACAAGACAAAAAGAAACCACCTGAGGATAATGACTCACCTGAAAACGCAGTAAACGAGCCATTAGGTGAGTCGCCCACCACCCCATTAGACCAAGAAAAAACACAAGCACTCAACCAATGGTTACGACAAATTCAGGATGACCCGGGGTTACTGTTACAGCGTAAACTCTGGTATTTACATCAAGAAAGACGCAATGAAAATAGATTTTCACAAGAGGATGGGCAAAACCCATGGTAA
- a CDS encoding DUF58 domain-containing protein: MSPLLAPDSPELDDTHFALLAHYAKHLGRAPKAMRFASTTGERRSRQKGHGMEMLELRAYQASDDFRHIDWRVTARTGQAHTRLYAQENDHQRLLLLDLSSRAYFGTRHTFISTRFIQLAGIIAWRAKQQGDTLSYRLLFGNEACADQQASALPRLLKQLKDASRLYHRTNNALRPAAWSKHALTQHAHNKDVIILTDKPYWEEIDDTALLQLAKHNSVHWVQIIDSNAFNLPTGQYQMADVSGVKTVSISERSIQHAKTDFVEHNAQFRQDLARLGIRHHVFDLTEPPENIARYLLSQGALR; the protein is encoded by the coding sequence ATGAGCCCATTATTAGCCCCTGACTCACCTGAATTAGATGACACGCATTTTGCCCTTTTAGCCCATTACGCCAAACATCTTGGCCGTGCGCCAAAAGCCATGCGCTTTGCCTCGACCACAGGTGAACGGCGCTCTCGGCAAAAAGGCCACGGCATGGAAATGCTTGAGCTTCGCGCTTATCAAGCCAGCGATGATTTTCGGCACATTGACTGGCGTGTCACAGCTCGCACCGGCCAAGCTCACACTCGACTTTACGCTCAAGAAAACGATCACCAACGACTGCTATTACTAGACTTATCCAGCCGCGCTTACTTTGGCACCCGACACACTTTTATTTCTACTCGGTTTATTCAGTTGGCTGGCATCATCGCGTGGCGAGCAAAACAGCAAGGCGATACGTTATCGTACCGTTTGCTGTTTGGAAATGAAGCCTGTGCCGATCAACAAGCCAGCGCTTTACCACGACTATTGAAGCAGCTAAAAGACGCGTCACGTCTTTATCATCGAACAAATAATGCATTACGACCCGCCGCATGGTCAAAACACGCTCTCACGCAACACGCACACAACAAAGACGTCATCATTTTAACGGACAAACCCTACTGGGAAGAAATCGACGACACCGCGCTGTTGCAATTGGCCAAACACAACAGCGTACACTGGGTACAAATTATCGACAGCAACGCCTTTAATTTACCTACCGGACAGTATCAAATGGCCGACGTAAGCGGTGTAAAAACCGTGTCTATCAGCGAGCGCAGTATCCAACACGCCAAGACGGATTTTGTCGAGCACAATGCACAGTTTCGACAAGATCTGGCTAGACTTGGCATACGCCATCATGTGTTTGATTTGACCGAGCCGCCAGAAAATATCGCCCGATACTTACTGTCACAAGGGGCGTTACGCTGA
- a CDS encoding BatD family protein: MVIKHYLLTLLSRNTSFQLRYAVVTFFLCVFLTSPLYAASVTASLSNKVSIENEVIQLTLRADFSDTGDGPDLTPLERDFTILGKSQNSQFSFNLGTSTALNFWVINLMPKSVGTIEIPSIKIGDYQSDPIRILVKSSPQLMDNNGNPPVMIKLEASETEPYLQEQVILSVKLYTSVALQNANRSIPSHPDLVVERLFDDQMSYQTVNGTQYQVVTREYLAFAQRSGTLTVPAQSIQAMINTSTGRRMIKVQSDPLTLQVLPIPASYSNDAWLPSQNVTITTELTKTNDSPRVGDTLIWTITMQADGALPEQIPTIEFNSTRHYKLYPKPPKFDTQKSRSGVIGQQTIIIEVVPTEEGTLTLPPISISYWDTQQSRLNTVTAVTPSINIAPLPIMVKQKTDALDDKVIVDAPLPPQTRSVAPISLAKTQPLKPAEKPTATALIASSNEAPTWSIKQYLVTGLLVLALLMLSLWVRMGWKQRKTEPTRVDDVPTLEQFAPLNTRDETSAFEALIDGCQQNDLQQLRSRLLEWARHRWGDEEIRSVDDIKRLTSVQVTQLLMEAELMMYSQNPTHIWQGEPLADALQEFTSGKEKPSQASQLKTLYPNF; the protein is encoded by the coding sequence ATGGTAATAAAGCACTATCTTTTAACACTACTCTCTAGAAATACGTCGTTTCAATTGCGTTATGCTGTGGTTACTTTTTTTCTGTGTGTTTTTTTAACCAGCCCTCTCTATGCTGCCAGTGTCACGGCGTCGCTAAGCAATAAAGTATCCATTGAAAATGAAGTCATTCAACTCACTCTACGAGCGGACTTTTCTGACACCGGAGACGGTCCCGATCTCACGCCGCTAGAACGCGACTTTACCATTTTGGGTAAAAGCCAAAATAGTCAGTTTAGTTTTAATTTGGGGACAAGTACGGCATTAAATTTCTGGGTAATCAACTTGATGCCAAAGTCAGTCGGTACGATTGAAATTCCCTCTATCAAGATTGGTGACTATCAATCTGACCCCATCCGAATTCTTGTAAAAAGCTCCCCTCAATTGATGGACAATAATGGCAACCCACCCGTTATGATAAAGTTGGAAGCCTCTGAGACAGAGCCTTACTTACAAGAACAAGTCATTTTGAGTGTGAAACTGTATACCTCAGTCGCCTTACAGAACGCCAATCGCTCAATACCATCTCACCCTGATTTAGTCGTTGAAAGACTGTTTGACGATCAAATGAGCTATCAAACCGTCAATGGCACCCAGTACCAAGTTGTTACTCGTGAGTACTTGGCCTTTGCCCAGCGCAGCGGAACCCTTACAGTTCCGGCACAAAGCATACAAGCCATGATCAATACATCTACTGGAAGAAGAATGATCAAGGTTCAAAGCGATCCCCTGACACTGCAAGTTCTGCCGATTCCCGCCAGCTATTCCAATGATGCTTGGCTGCCTAGCCAAAACGTTACCATTACCACCGAGCTAACCAAAACCAACGATTCGCCTAGGGTGGGCGATACGCTCATCTGGACCATCACCATGCAAGCCGATGGCGCGCTTCCTGAACAAATCCCTACCATCGAATTTAACAGCACTCGCCACTATAAGCTTTACCCTAAGCCTCCGAAATTTGACACTCAAAAAAGCCGCAGTGGCGTCATTGGGCAACAGACGATTATCATTGAAGTAGTACCAACAGAAGAAGGCACCTTAACACTACCCCCCATCAGTATCTCCTATTGGGATACGCAACAAAGCCGCTTGAACACCGTCACTGCCGTTACGCCCAGTATCAACATTGCTCCCTTACCAATAATGGTTAAGCAGAAAACAGACGCCCTTGATGACAAAGTGATCGTAGATGCACCTCTGCCACCACAAACGCGTTCAGTCGCCCCTATATCTTTAGCTAAAACACAGCCATTAAAACCGGCAGAAAAACCTACCGCAACCGCCTTAATCGCCTCGTCGAATGAAGCTCCCACTTGGTCTATTAAACAATATCTTGTGACGGGATTATTAGTATTGGCTTTACTGATGCTTAGCTTGTGGGTACGGATGGGGTGGAAGCAACGTAAAACAGAGCCCACCCGCGTCGACGACGTACCTACTTTGGAACAGTTTGCCCCCCTCAATACTCGTGACGAGACCAGCGCCTTCGAGGCGCTCATTGACGGCTGCCAACAAAACGATTTGCAACAGCTAAGATCGCGATTATTGGAATGGGCTCGTCACCGGTGGGGAGATGAGGAGATCCGTAGTGTCGATGACATAAAACGTCTCACCAGCGTTCAAGTGACTCAGCTTCTTATGGAAGCAGAACTGATGATGTATTCCCAAAACCCGACACATATTTGGCAGGGCGAGCCGCTTGCAGACGCCCTTCAAGAATTCACAAGTGGTAAAGAAAAGCCGTCTCAAGCCAGTCAGCTAAAAACTCTATACCCTAATTTCTAG
- a CDS encoding DUF4381 family protein, translated as MTSVAKTMTEASSTIELPNKAYLLPKYIAMWPPVWWTWLLVAALLVVLLAICFFSYRRYQQRGYRRDALTSIKSMPDNLNNKQYILLCHEMVRRCLISERQQLLASLPSTVLFENLDRHLPKKHRFGSLGAVFIEGPYRPQIELTSEQRTRMIQVTCYWIRKHHA; from the coding sequence ATGACTTCGGTTGCAAAAACAATGACAGAGGCTTCCAGCACGATTGAATTGCCTAATAAAGCCTATTTATTGCCAAAATACATCGCCATGTGGCCCCCTGTTTGGTGGACTTGGCTTCTGGTCGCCGCCCTTCTCGTCGTCTTACTGGCGATTTGCTTTTTCAGCTACCGACGCTATCAACAACGGGGCTATCGCCGTGACGCCTTAACGTCGATTAAGAGCATGCCAGACAACCTAAATAACAAACAATACATCTTGCTTTGCCATGAAATGGTTCGTCGATGTTTAATCAGCGAGCGCCAGCAGTTACTTGCCTCGCTGCCAAGCACTGTGTTGTTTGAAAACCTAGACAGGCATCTGCCAAAAAAGCATCGGTTTGGCTCTCTTGGTGCGGTATTTATAGAAGGTCCTTATCGTCCGCAGATCGAATTAACCTCCGAGCAACGCACACGGATGATTCAGGTAACCTGTTATTGGATAAGGAAGCACCATGCTTGA